Within Cyprinus carpio isolate SPL01 chromosome A7, ASM1834038v1, whole genome shotgun sequence, the genomic segment tacacattaatgtatcttcacgagccgcagggttaaatttggttttgtttgtgtatgtttttttgactctcaaagctgtgattcacattcacttccattatatgaatGACAGAGTGCAACAGTTTAagttaaaaatcttcgtttgtgttctactgaagaaacaaagtcattcTTAAAGTATTAAGAACGACAGACATTCTGTATCAGTCGACACATTTTTAGACAATAGCAGGCCCACAGCTGATTAGCAGAACTATAAAGTGAGTTAACCGGAGaaagcacaacacaacacaacacaacacaacacaacacaacacaacagtacATATTTTGCACGATCGACAGAACATTAAAGCAGcaattattaatcatacttacaggttatGATTTGGAGAAGCAAGCtggtccatatatatatatatatatatatatatatatatatatatatatatatatatatatatatatatatatacatttttttttttttggcatttttgccctTTTTATTAGGATTTGACACGAGGCTACTGGCACTGACTggtgaataatattttaattaaaggggTGACGAAAAAGAAcattggtgtaatgcaatgtgtttacgtgGTTTAAggatcaaaaaacacattattttttacatactgAACACTATTGTTGCTCCTCTaagccctgcctttctgaaatatgtcgatttttacaaacctcatcgttctgaaaagcaaggtgtgctatgattggccagctatccagtgcattgtgtttGGCCAAATATCTAAAGCgtatgatggaaatgttacggcccttaccatactgtgatgccgtgtcccagcgcgatgagacaaaaccaatgaaACTCATTACAAAAgtggcatttgttgcatccagtggggacataattatggattataatgacttatatagtctttttatgcattgcattgcgtatcgtgctgcctaaacataaaaccatgtctgcatttgtgattggaaaaAACGACAAAGCGCTATCCTACACttctcaaaactcgcgtttgaatcatcagtggcaaattctttaaatatgaaaacatacttacaggtggtgagtcagaacagctggcattgtaggttcaggaaacagtcctccgttaaatgtgttgcacacacaagaatatttggtttgaactgttctggaacagtgttgtaaatacaacttaaccaccaATTTCTAGTTgtgtagtttcactttcacaacgaaacacacagcgtctccacgacatggtggtgGCGTCAGCAACAAttctacagcgagaataaaagttactccttctttctttgcgtgaacatttgggcggtgttatgcaaatcttcccacacagtgacgtagacgtgggggcatgtttaaaccattttaggagggcgtggatgagtcttaacttttataaagaatatctctttgggtttgagactttagtctttgccactttagggatcttatctatgcacaaacagcttgtaacaccccaaagagaaaggaaaactatgacccctttaaaaaaacacacgCATCATAAAAGGGCATGTATTTCCTGTTTGTATAGATGTGAAGATGCTGTCAGAACATTCATCCACTAATGCAAAAAAAGTTATCAGAGATCAGAGAGTAAACAGTTACATTTACAATGGTGCTTGAAAGAAGTTTGTGAACCCTTCAGAATtctctatatttctgcataaatgtgACCCAAATATCATCACACAAGTCCTGAAAGTTGACGAAGAGaatccaaacaaacaaatgagacaaaaatatatactatgtaatttatttattgagaacaATGATCCAGTGTTGCATATCTGTCAGTGGCAAAAATATGTGATTggggaagtcttggcctaatggttagatattttaactcctaaccctaaggttgtgggttcgagtctcgggccggcaataccatgagtgaggtgcccttgagcaatgcactgaaccccaaactgctccccgggtgcctcAGCATAAATAGTTGcacactgctccaggtgtgtgttcactgctgtgtgtgcactttggatgggttaaatgcagagcacgaattctgagtatgggtcaccatacttggctgtacgtcACTTCACTGAATCTTTGCACTACCTATCATTACCCCATTAATATAAGCCCACTCCTCAGTACAGAGAATATAAACCCACTATCAGTCCTGCATAATGGCTTGTAGGAATTTTAGCTCATTCCCCAGTACAGAACCACTTTAACTCTGTGGTGGGTTTTCTCCTGAACTGCTTGATTGGTCCTTTACGTTTCCTTTGGATGAATGTCCAGACTTTGACTTGACCATTCCAAAACATGAACTTTGTTCTtctttaaccattctttggtagAACTACTTGTGTGTTTGGGGTGgttgtcttgctgcatgacctattttctcttgagattcagttcttggacagatgtcctgacattttccttttgcttgtataatttcaaattcattgttccatcaatgaTGGCAACTATCCTGACCCAGATGCATCAAAACAGGCCCAAATCAGGATACTAgcaccaccatgtttcacagatgggatgaggttcttatgctggaatgcagcGTTTTCTTTCTCCAAACATATAGctacacatttaaaccaaaatgttctattttggtctcatccattcacaaaacatttctccaaTAGCCTTCTGGCTTATCCATGATCTTTATTAAACTGCAGGCGAGCAGCAATGTTCTTTTTGGAGAGCAGTGGCTTTCTTCTTGTAACTCTGCCATTCACATCATGGTTGTTCAGTGTTGTCCTGATGGTGGAATCATGaacattaacattagccaatgtgagaaaggGCCTTGGTTACTTAAAAGTTACCCTGGGGTCCTTTGCAACCTTGCAGACTATTACACGTCTTACTTTTGGAGTGATCTTTGTTGGTCAATCATTCCTGGAGAGGGTAACAATTGTTTTACAATTCCTCCATTTTAATCTGTCTGACTGTGGATTTGTGGAGGCCAAACTCTTTAGAGATGGTTTTGTAACCTTTTCCAGTCTGAtgtttatatccgagttagtgctggctgcagataaagttttaattgttggtgatattaatatccatgttgataatgaaaaagatgcattgggatcagcattcatagacattctgaactctattggggttagacaacatgtcaacatgtcaggacctactcattgtcgaaatcatactctagatttaatactgtcacatggaattgatgttgatggtgttgaaattatgcagccaagcaatgatatttcagatcattatttagtcttgtgcaaacttcatatagttaaactgtaaattctactccttgttacaagtatggtaaaACAAGGGCCGTCGCAAGGTGGATGTGAGGCCCTctgcaattttgtgtgtgtgtgtgtgggaggggtGCTATAGTAATTAACACAACTTTAACACTCATCTGATCGATTGTTATGCCGTGCTCACTGACATGCTTGCACACGAATCCCGGTCACGCTCACTCTCATAAGGATTGTAAGATCTACggcataataatcataataataataataataaagcaattaaaggattaaaagtgatttaaggaaataagtaaataagaatgctaaaataagttctaggtttgtacttatatataaaatagttatcaatttacactatttgaaaataatattttattttaaaatgtgcactttcaCTCTTATTCGTATGTCTAATAGTCGAAAACGCAAACGTCTCATCACCTTCATTTATGATTTAATCATGAtcacatattttcaattcaaaacggagaaatttcataaaaaaatttagtaGTTTACATCACTAGATAGTCTGTTACTGTCGGTTGctgaacatttctatcgtaaaacagttttctaatacAGTACTACTTACATCTTTCCACGAAGTCTCGTTATattgtgacagtgacagtaagacccgccttctttgatttgattggatcTCGATCATTCTGACATTGACGAGCACTGATGgaccactgaggcagaccagcctttaacttttaaaactttttgtcatcctaaccacaaacagctttactcagtcttatactgtctatcagctatgactattttagtcttttgaAGGACAAAATAGgtggaaaaacattttattattattattcataaacaaCATAACATGCAGGCCAAGAGCGAGGCCCTCTAGAGGCGTGAGGCCCTGTGCTGACATATACTTGGCACAGCCCTTGCGACGGTACtgggtagaaccatcacttctaccacaaaagactgctttataagtaatcttcctgatttatcccaatcccttagcatatccaaaaactcAGAGCAACTTGATGAtataacagaaactatggactctctcttttctagcattttagatacagttgctcctttacgcttaaggaagattaaggaaaacagtctgacaccgtggtgtaatgagcacactcgcaccctaaagagagcagcccggaaaatggagtgcaactggaggaaaacaaaactggaggtatttcgtattgcttggcgggaaagtaccctatcctacagaaaaaaaaaacattaaagactgCTAGATCTAATTACTTTttatctcttttagaagaaaacaaacataaccccaggtatttattcaatacagtggctaaattgacatttcccaacagcacaacagtaatgactttatgaactactttacttccaagatcagtactattagagataaaattgtaaccatgcagccgtcagctacagtatcgcatcagacagtgcactatagatcgcctgaggaacaattccactcattctctactataggagcggaagaattttataaattgttatatcATGTAAACCAGCAACATGTATGTTaaaccctattccatctaagctcataaaagaggtgcttccagaagtcatactgtagatcctcttctgactattattaattcctcattgtcattaggatatgtccccaaaaccatcaaactggctgttattaagcctcttatcaaaacaacacaacttgaccccaaagaactagttaattacatacagatctcgaatctcccttttctgtccaagatactagaaaaggtggtatcctcacaattatttcttcttagagaaaaatggtatttgtgaggatttccagtcaggatttagatcatatcatagtactgagactgctctaattagagttacaaatgacctgctcttatcatctgatcgtggttgtactgtatctctctattagtgctactggatcttagtgctgcgttcgacactattgaccacaacattcttttgaatagactaaaaaactttgttggcattaatggaagtgcaataGCAAAAGGATTAGATATCTGTATTCAGCATTATGATCAATATCACATGGAACCAGATGGCTATAAAAGGTCAAGCAAAAACAAAAGAATGGTACATAGCCTACTaaagaaagtaaaagtaaatgcTACAGAAGTGTTGCATTCTTTTCACTCATTTCATAAACAGGTTGGACAAGAAGTCTTGTTGACTTGTTATGTTCTGTTACCCTTGCCTGTCTAATATGATTCTATTGGGTCCTGACTTCATGGTTTAATGTGCATTTAGcctttcattttctttaattttatggGCATATTAATCTAAAACATTTTGGACCCACTTTATAATGTATCCTTATTTActacttaaatttaaattaatcatttgatacaatgcatgTATTGTGTAcgtacatgtttttacattgtacttatatttgaaaatactgtacatttataattaatttccaTAGTTACATCAAAATTTACACTGTTGACCCTAACTCTATcccttaaacctaaccataccaccaaacctgccCCTCACCTTAACTATATATCCAACCTCAATAGATAAATAATAAGACACCTATAAAATTAGACCaacattttatctgtttttaaagacaaactataatattattaaaaaagagaTACATCAGCTgactgcttcaaaatgaatgttcTTCTTGATAGCTCATAGCTGGTTGTggtaaaagacatttatagttCCTTGgtgattttgttgtgaaagtgttataaaatacatataaatatatataaaatactgtaccaatttaggctaaccaagacttgtcatttgcactaatatattgttgctcttttgtaagtttttgattgcttctgttgtccatatttgtaagttgctttggataaaagcgtctgctaaatgattaaatgtcaatgtaaataaaataagactacatttaaatacattactttttttgttggGTAGAAGAAATCATATGAATGTGAAACGTGAAAATGTACAAGAAATTAAAAGAATGTTAGCAATCTATTCATGCCATTTTAATTGttccagaaaaaaacaatacaattttaaaatgtccaaaaaaatttttttttttcattggaaatTTCATTGGCTGCATATTTGCACAGCAGCAGTATACAATTTTGTCTGGAAGGCAAAATATGATTATGAAAGCTAAATACTAATTATGAAAAAGAGTGacaacaaaaaatgacattttgaagagACACAACAATGACAGTAAATCTGGTTAATTTGTGCTGTACAACTGAGTTTATGGTTATGGAAAAACATTGTTGAATATTTGCATAATAGTGCATTTGTgttcccacaagtgctgaaattcACTGAAGAGGAATGCAGAACTGAAGAATATTCcatttcatgttgttccaaaatgaTAGGAAGGGGAGAGGAAAGAAAAGGCTCAATGAGTCCATTTATATTTGTAGGTCTCTCCATCTCGACAAAGGTTGCCTGCCCATTTAGCATTTTTCTCTATGACAACAGTATGTGTCTTATACCCCACTCTCACTCAGACCACATGCATTTGACTCTTTCTGCTATTAGGGAGGAGAGAGAAAAGCAGATCTCTGAAAAGAAAACTCCCTCGAATGTTTTGTACACAACATTCTAtaagttaatgtaaaaaatatcaatgtaaaacattaatatcttTTTGGAGGGGTAATGCATCACAATCCTGTATTGAAAGGAAGATATACAACTTTCAGCTATAAATGTGTCAATTAAAATGAAAGGACAGAGTGTGAATCATATATTTAGAGCAATGCTTGTTTGCAAACAGatgagaacataaaaaaatcaagttaTACATATGTAAgcttcatttatattatatttgtcatgtactgtatatataacataTCGTGTTGCATCTTTCCTCTTATAATCCTGTATCTCCTTTCACTAATGCAATAAAGCACCTAGGTACATATTcttgtattattaaaaactacattatttcCTATTACAAAAATTCTAGCCAATCAAAAAAGGCCAAGCGCCACAAAAACTGAGGCTTTCCGTTAGAGACCCAGGGACAGGGTGGAAAATGGTAggatattattacatttataccCATAACCAAAAAGGAAGGCATTTTAAAATCCCTTTaataatttcagaaataaatttcCACCTTTTTCAAAGAACATGATGTCCTATGAGAGGAAAAGGAGAGAGAATGAAGAGAGATCAGTCCAAACAAGAATCACTACTATAATACTACATATTTTAACACAACTGCATActgttgatattttattatttgatgtaaTTTCATACTATACAGTGTCAAGTCTAATTAATTTCCCAAACAGTTAAAAATATCAGCTCTAAAAATGAACTTCCAATATTTACATGTTCTGTGAATCACCAAAGTCATTTGCTTAATACTCACAATAAGGAGGCAAGCACCTAAAAGTACAGCCTTCATATTAACATCCATGTCCATAGGGAACTGGATACAAAAGTTGGTGGCATCACTGATGCATTTCTTAATGAAACCACTTCGCTGTTTTGTGATTCGACCGATAGAGTCTTTACCAATCATGCCTTTTACCTAAAGACAGACCTTGTTAGTGGTGCAAAAGACGTGTAATCCTAACATCAAATGCAAAACACCTTAACACGTGTTTAAgtctaaaaaattatttcattattgctCTCATTTTGACTGAAATAAATGTTACCTCAAAATTTATGTCACCACAACATTTGAATGGAAGGAAGGGTCCCCGGATCTTCAGTAGTACCTCATTGTTGGGGCCCAGGATGGAGAATTTTGGAAAAAGGCAGGACCACTCCTGTTTCACATAGCCTATGGTTATTCCAGGGGGAGCCTGTACTtcaatctgagggtgaaaaatcAACATCAgtgaataaatattaagaaaagagAGTATGTGAAAATGTGTACAATCAGACAAAGTTATAAGACACTTTAGGAATGCAGGTAAATCAAAAGCACCAAATAGAAGTTTTATAGCAGTTTCCAAATGTCTTAATAGCAATGGCAAATCCTTCTCCACTCTAAGTGATTTAAGTGtacaattaaattactaaaaaaaaaaaaaaaaacagagtatgtggctgtgtaaaaaaaaatctgattctaAAGTATTGAATATTAAATAGTGAATCGAATAACTCAAACAGTGTTAGATACACGCCCAAGAAGTGTGTAAACACACAGCTAAAAATAGAGCGCAGTCCATCTCATGCTAAATCAGTTTAACCCCTGACCACTGTCCcataaaaagaactggctcaaaTCCCTGCACAGCTGCTTGCAAGTATGTCCTTAAAAACTCAACAACTAAATCATATCCCCATTCATACCAAGATTAGTTTCAAATTACCCCTTCAAATTGCTATCCTCAACCTTTAACTGCATAATTAGGAAAAAACAGCCAGCAACATTGTGTGGGtctacaaagtttttttttttttaaagagagagcCAAAAGGATTCACAAAACAGCTTAGAACTTGCTTGTGAGCAGCTCAATCCCTCACTTAACCATcagtcatttgtttaaaaaatgaactgGAAGCTGTAATATATAGGTTTGTGAGCCTTTGAATCTCATGCTGTAGTTGTATTATGCTGTATAAACATCCCTTCATTATATCACAAAGTTGTGACTTGATAAAAACTAAACCATACAAATCTTTAATAAGCAATTATGTAAATTGTCAACTAAATAATTTCCCTCATTTCAATGATATTTCATTCTAGGTCATAAAATTACTTGTCGGTTTCTTTGTCTGAGGCCCTGTATGTTGGAGCTCCTTTCAAAATTTGCATAAACGTTTTATTTAGCTGCTACATTAACCTTGATAAGACTGATAAAGTCTGTTCTACCTCTTGCATGAAGCAGCGCATTGGTCTTTCCATATGAATGACCTCTTGGCCCATGTGGTCTTTAATTTCCATTCTAAAACCGCGTGCTGGACCAAAGATATTACGCATAAAGCAGTTACTCTTTTCTTTGGCGTGGTAGATCTCTTGCCCGATGCTGTTCTTGATCTCATATTTGTTGTTAGTCTCAAAGCCAGTAAACACTGTAGACAAATATGATCATAGTTTGTCAGATTAAAATCTCTCTCATGTTTAAACAGTGTGAAAGTATGCAATCTCTTAGAAATCATCAAAGTGTTAACagaaatgttttcaaacattgGCAGTGCTTTAACACACTtaataaaaatggggaaaaaataactAATAGAAGACATCTCACTCTCTATACACTCCATTTTTTGGTGAACAAGTATCTGGTCAATctgaaatgcacaaaaaataccAGGTAGTAACCAGACATTACACTTCCAGAAAGATATATTGATAGAAAGAAAGAGGTAAGCCCCACCTGAGTGAGGTATTCGAGACCGGGTGGTACTCCATAAAGTAGAACTAGTGGTGGAACTGCAGGTGCTAGAGACGTTTGTGAGGAGCATGGAGAAACACCATCATTAGACTTGCATCGTCTTTACGGCATCAATGTTcattaaagtgatactccaccccaaaatgaaaattcattaagTAATCACTTACAATGTTTtatccaaacccgtaaaagctcactTTGTCtacggaacacaatttaagatattttggatgaaaactgggaggcctgtgactgtcccatagactgccaagtaaataacagtccataaaaggtatgaaagtcgtcgtcagaatactccatctgccatcagacgtgcaatcttatttatattaatcattaatatacatataaataaaaatcacttattataaaccaTTCCCCTTTTAATTTTTCCATCTCTGTTGCTTTTTAAGTTAccttttattgtaaagcactttggatcaaCGATGGTTGTGTTAAtgttgtgctctataaataaaaattgacttgacttgactctgtgtctctccatatcatcgcatgctcttctgtatcagccgcgccacaaggatgcactgtttctacgtgtatttagctttgatttgaaataaaacagtgcatccttgtggcacggatgaaacagaagagcatatgcagcatacagtgatatggagagacacagaggagactgttgacaaaggaattgttgaataaagtctttatttttgttttcttcacttacaaaaagtgttcccgtctcttcatataacccagattgcacgtctgatggcagatggagtattctgacgacgactttcataccttttatgaaccttgagactgttatttacttggcagtctgtgggacagtcacaggcctcctggttttcatccaaaatatcttaaactgtgttccgaagacaaacagagcttttacgggtttggaacgacatggaggtaagtgattaatgacaaaattttcattttggggtggagtatccctttaagtacatacACACTATTCAACAAAGTGCATAGGAAAATATTAACTTAGTCTATTTTGGGAAGTACGGATTTTTTAATTAAGTTGagctgtttaattaatttaatttgatgttgttAAAGCTAAACTTACTCCAACCTTTAAaataagtaacatttcttatatCTTAATACTAAATAACACTCAGATATACATTTATTCTAGGTTTACCTGCATATGGCTGAACCTGGTCAGGTGCAGGATTACTCGGACCAGACTGATTCAAGTCTGGCTGAACTGGAGGCGGAGGACTCATTGACTGAAGTTCTATGGCTGGAGGAGCCGGTGCAGGACCTTCTGACTGAGGCATGAGATTTGGAAGGTTGTTTTGGACGGGATGACCTAGTTAAGACAAtaatcaacatttttgtttttattgatttgtgtcCTTGTTTGTATTGATGTACTCCTTCCTATGTCACTGGATGAACTGACAGCAAAGTACATTTGAAAATGGTTAACTTTTATTGTACATGGAAAGAAAAGCCTTTGTTTTAGTTGaaaattttaatctaaatatgTCATTCACATACATATGCATTCTTTTTCCTTGCATATAACTGAAACTGGTGAGGTGGTAGATTACCTGGAGTAGACAGAATGACTGTCTGAACTTGAGGTGGATGATTGCCCAGCTGGAGCCCTGCAAGTGGAGGAACCTGCCCAGGTACTACATAACCTCCCACAGGGTAAGTGGAAAGTTGCTGTCCTGGCTGAGGCATTGGATTTGGAGATTGATTCATGAGTGTCTGAACTGGAAGTGGTTGATTCTGTGGCTGGAGCACTGCACCTGGAGGAACCTGTCCAGGTCCTGCTGTCTGAGGTATGGCATTTGGAGGGTAGATTTGGACTGGATGGCCTAGTTTAAGACAATAATCAATAAAGTGTGAAAACCATGAACTTTTTCGTTTTAATAATCTAGTTAATTCTTTATGACATCacaataataacttttttcttttctttttttaatttgaacatCTAAATATTACATACttttcaaacatacttttttttttttttttacctgtatatGACTGAACCTGGTGATGTGCTGGATTACTCAGACCAGATTGATTCAAGGCTGTCTGAACTGGAAGTGGTTGATTCTGTGGCTGGAGCCCTGCTGGAGGAACCTGTCCAGGTCCTGCTGTCTGAGGTATGGGATTTGGAAGGTAGCTTTGGACTGGATAGTctagtttaagaaaaaaaaaatggagagtgAAAGTAAAAGCCTTGCAAGTTTAAAGAATCTAGTTAGTACAGTAACATTTCTTCTTTATGTGGCACTATTTGTATTGAGGTGATGTGTGTAGTATTTAAAAACTAACTTGTCCATTTTGAAAAATAGAGTCTTTATTTAATCCTTTGAATATCTAAATGTTATGTAACACTCAGATATATAGATTTATTCTATACTTACCTTTATATGGCTGAATCAGTTGTGGCACTGCATTAACTGTAGCAGATATATTCATGACTGGCTGAACTGGAGGTGACTGATTCTCTGGCTGAAGCCCAGCAGGTGGAGAAGCTGGATCAGGACCTAAATGAGAGTGAAAAACTTTCTAGTtagtatagtaaaatatattaatctgTTTGAGCCACTATTTGAATTTATACATgtatgtaatctggattattgTAAACAGGAAAGTGGATTTAATACAGCCTAACTGTCattttgctaaatttaatttcctTCCAACTTCtgcaaattacaattaaaattatatcacactcagatatacatacacatgtatgtatgttctTCATGAACCTGGAGAACAACTTCATAGACTGGTTCAGACTGAGTCAAATGTGGCTGAACTGGAGGTGGTTGAACGTCTGTCTGGAGTCCAGGCGCAGGACCTTCAGGTGCAGGATTACTTGGATCAGACTGATTCATGACTGGATGAACTGGAGGCGGTTGATTCACTGACTGAAGTTCTTTGGCTAGAGGGCCCAATGCAGGACCTTCTGGTTAAGGTATGAGATTTGGATGTTGGTTTTCAGTTGGTTTTGGTGGGGAGT encodes:
- the LOC109058008 gene encoding phospholipid scramblase 2-like; the encoded protein is MNQSDPSNPAPEGPAPGLQTDVQPPPVQPHLTQSEPVYEVVLQVHEEHTYMCPDPASPPAGLQPENQSPPVQPVMNISATVNAVPQLIQPYKDYPVQSYLPNPIPQTAGPGQVPPAGLQPQNQPLPVQTALNQSGLSNPAHHQVQSYTGHPVQIYPPNAIPQTAGPGQVPPGAVLQPQNQPLPVQTLMNQSPNPMPQPGQQLSTYPVGGYVVPGQVPPLAGLQLGNHPPQVQTVILSTPGHPVQNNLPNLMPQSEGPAPAPPAIELQSMSPPPPVQPDLNQSGPSNPAPDQVQPYAAPAVPPLVLLYGVPPGLEYLTQIDQILVHQKMECIEMFTGFETNNKYEIKNSIGQEIYHAKEKSNCFMRNIFGPARGFRMEIKDHMGQEVIHMERPMRCFMQEIEVQAPPGITIGYVKQEWSCLFPKFSILGPNNEVLLKIRGPFLPFKCCGDINFEVKGMIGKDSIGRITKQRSGFIKKCISDATNFCIQFPMDMDVNMKAVLLGACLLIDIMFFEKGGNLFLKLLKGF